A stretch of the Streptomyces sp. NBC_01428 genome encodes the following:
- a CDS encoding TAXI family TRAP transporter solute-binding subunit has protein sequence MFQALPRIGRRRALFGSTAVLAVVGLLLWWLLPFGEESPHGTITFSAGTPTGVYQKYGTLLQGAMAKDMPDVDVRLLNSDGSQENIRRVATGQADFSIAAADAVETYILQNKPGSGRLRGCSRLYDDYVHLVVRRSSSIRSVADLKGRKVAVGPSGSGVRLIANHVLQAAGLDADSDIEPLDNGIKDMPEMLKDHKIDAFFWSGGLPTSAVLELSEADDIRLVPIGSDLVKKLHEQGGASRYYRAAVMPADAYPKAQRGAAVQTLAVANFLITRDDADANLTEELTRTVIASRDRIGQKVHAAQLVDLRTAIYTDPLPLHEGARRYYRSIKP, from the coding sequence ATGTTCCAGGCACTCCCCCGCATCGGCCGACGCCGCGCGCTGTTCGGCTCGACGGCCGTCCTCGCGGTCGTCGGGCTGCTGCTGTGGTGGCTGCTGCCGTTCGGCGAGGAGTCCCCGCACGGGACGATCACCTTCAGCGCGGGCACCCCGACCGGGGTCTACCAGAAGTACGGCACGCTCCTGCAGGGAGCCATGGCCAAGGACATGCCCGATGTCGACGTCAGGCTGCTGAACAGCGACGGGTCGCAGGAGAACATCCGGCGCGTGGCCACCGGCCAGGCCGACTTCAGCATCGCGGCGGCCGACGCCGTGGAGACGTACATCCTGCAGAACAAGCCGGGCTCGGGCCGGCTGCGCGGCTGCTCGCGGCTGTACGACGACTACGTGCACCTGGTGGTGCGGCGCTCGTCGTCCATACGGTCGGTGGCGGATCTGAAGGGCAGGAAGGTCGCCGTCGGTCCGAGCGGTTCCGGGGTACGGCTGATCGCGAACCACGTGCTCCAGGCGGCGGGGCTGGACGCCGACAGCGACATCGAGCCTCTCGACAACGGCATCAAGGACATGCCGGAGATGCTCAAGGACCACAAGATCGACGCCTTCTTCTGGTCCGGTGGCCTCCCGACGAGCGCCGTCCTCGAACTCTCCGAGGCCGACGACATCCGTCTGGTGCCGATCGGCAGCGACCTCGTCAAGAAGCTGCACGAGCAGGGCGGGGCCTCGCGCTACTACCGGGCCGCGGTGATGCCCGCCGACGCCTATCCGAAGGCACAGCGCGGCGCGGCCGTGCAGACGCTGGCCGTGGCCAACTTCCTGATCACACGGGACGACGCGGACGCGAACCTGACCGAGGAACTCACGCGCACGGTGATCGCCAGCCGCGACCGCATCGGCCAGAAGGTGCACGCGGCCCAGCTCGTGGACCTGCGTACCGCGATCTACACGGATCCGCTGCCCCTGCACGAGGGCGCGCGGCGCTACTACCGGTCGATCAAGCCGTAG
- the miaB gene encoding tRNA (N6-isopentenyl adenosine(37)-C2)-methylthiotransferase MiaB, with protein MSSGDRSQAVDVQESKTYEVRTYGCQMNVHDSERLSGLLEDAGYVRAPAGSDGDADVVVFNTCAVRENADNKLYGNLGRLAPMKTKRPGMQIAVGGCLAQKDRDTIVKKAPWVDVVFGTHNIGKLPVLLERARVQEEAQIEIAESLEAFPSTLPTRRESAYAAWVSISVGCNNTCTFCIVPALRGKEKDRRTGDILAEIEALVDEGVSEITLLGQNVNAYGSDIGDREAFSKLLRACGRIEGLERVRFTSPHPRDFTDDVIAAMAETPNAMPQLHMPMQSGSDTVLKAMRRSYRQERFLGIIDKVRAAIPHAAITTDIIVGFPGETEEDFEQTLHAVREARFSQAFTFQYSKRPGTPAATMEGQIPKEVVQARYERLVALQEEISWDENKKQVGRTLELMVAEGEGRKDGATHRLSGRAPDNRLVHFTKPETEVRPGDVVTVEITYAAPHHLLAEGAVLDVRRTRAGDAWEKRNAAAAAKPAGVMLGLPKIGAPEPLPVAAGAGSGCGCD; from the coding sequence ATGAGCAGCGGCGACCGGAGTCAGGCAGTGGACGTTCAGGAATCCAAGACGTACGAAGTGCGCACCTACGGGTGTCAGATGAACGTCCATGACTCCGAGCGGCTCTCCGGGCTCCTGGAGGACGCCGGTTACGTGCGGGCCCCCGCGGGCTCGGACGGCGACGCGGACGTCGTCGTCTTCAACACCTGCGCCGTCCGCGAGAACGCCGACAACAAGCTCTACGGCAACCTCGGCCGCCTCGCCCCGATGAAGACCAAGCGTCCCGGCATGCAGATCGCCGTCGGCGGCTGCCTCGCCCAGAAGGACCGCGACACCATCGTCAAGAAGGCGCCCTGGGTGGACGTCGTCTTCGGTACGCACAACATCGGCAAGCTGCCGGTCCTGCTGGAGCGCGCCCGCGTCCAGGAGGAGGCGCAGATCGAGATCGCCGAGTCCCTGGAGGCGTTCCCCTCCACCCTGCCGACCCGCCGCGAGAGCGCGTACGCGGCCTGGGTGTCGATCTCCGTCGGCTGCAACAACACCTGCACCTTCTGCATCGTCCCGGCGCTGCGCGGCAAGGAGAAGGACCGCAGGACCGGCGACATCCTCGCCGAGATCGAGGCCCTGGTCGACGAGGGCGTCTCCGAGATCACGCTCCTCGGGCAGAACGTCAACGCGTACGGCAGCGACATCGGCGACCGCGAGGCCTTCAGCAAGCTGCTGCGCGCCTGCGGAAGGATCGAGGGCCTGGAGCGCGTCCGCTTCACCTCGCCCCACCCGCGCGACTTCACCGACGACGTGATCGCCGCCATGGCCGAGACGCCGAACGCGATGCCGCAGCTGCACATGCCGATGCAGTCCGGCTCCGACACGGTCCTGAAGGCCATGCGCCGTTCCTACCGCCAGGAGCGCTTCCTCGGGATCATCGACAAGGTCCGGGCCGCCATCCCGCACGCGGCGATCACCACCGACATCATCGTGGGCTTCCCCGGCGAGACGGAGGAGGACTTCGAGCAGACCCTCCACGCCGTCCGCGAGGCCCGCTTCTCGCAGGCCTTCACCTTCCAGTACTCCAAGCGCCCCGGCACCCCGGCGGCCACCATGGAGGGGCAGATCCCCAAGGAGGTCGTCCAGGCGCGCTACGAGCGTCTCGTCGCGCTCCAGGAGGAGATCTCCTGGGACGAGAACAAGAAGCAGGTCGGCCGCACGCTGGAGCTGATGGTCGCCGAGGGCGAGGGCCGCAAGGACGGCGCCACCCACCGGCTCTCCGGCCGCGCCCCCGACAACCGCCTGGTCCACTTCACCAAGCCCGAGACGGAGGTCCGCCCCGGCGACGTGGTCACCGTCGAGATCACGTACGCCGCCCCGCACCACCTCCTCGCCGAGGGCGCCGTGCTGGACGTGCGGCGCACGCGCGCGGGGGACGCATGGGAGAAGCGCAACGCCGCCGCGGCCGCCAAGCCGGCGGGCGTCATGCTCGGCCTGCCGAAGATCGGCGCCCCCGAGCCCCTGCCGGTCGCCGCGGGCGCGGGCAGCGGCTGCGGCTGCGACTAG
- a CDS encoding class III extradiol dioxygenase subunit B-like domain-containing protein produces the protein MLVAAAVCPCPPLLVPDVAAGAAPELDAARAACTDALGLLAASRPDLLVVVGPAEQSARGPHTEGTRGSFADFGVDLAVRLGRESAADAGADTAEPRLPASLAVAAWLLERTGWSDAPVEGLGVGEPLEAGRCVRTGAQLAARAERVALLVMGDASACRTLKAPGYLDERAAGFDAEAARALGTADVDALKALDAELAQELKVAGRAPWQVLAGAAEGAGLAGALLYDEAPYGVGYIVAAWS, from the coding sequence ATGCTTGTAGCCGCCGCAGTCTGCCCCTGCCCCCCGCTGCTCGTCCCCGATGTCGCCGCCGGCGCGGCACCCGAACTGGACGCTGCGCGTGCGGCGTGCACGGACGCGCTGGGCCTGCTCGCCGCGTCCCGGCCCGACCTGCTGGTCGTCGTCGGCCCCGCCGAGCAGAGCGCCCGCGGACCGCACACCGAGGGAACGCGCGGCTCCTTCGCCGACTTCGGGGTCGACCTTGCCGTCCGTCTCGGCCGGGAGAGCGCGGCCGACGCCGGCGCCGACACCGCGGAGCCCCGGCTCCCGGCCTCGCTCGCCGTCGCCGCCTGGCTGCTGGAGCGCACCGGCTGGTCCGACGCCCCCGTCGAGGGACTCGGCGTAGGAGAACCCCTGGAAGCCGGGCGGTGCGTTCGGACGGGCGCGCAGCTCGCCGCCCGAGCCGAGCGGGTGGCGCTGCTCGTGATGGGCGACGCCAGCGCGTGCCGGACGCTGAAGGCGCCGGGCTATCTCGACGAACGCGCGGCGGGCTTCGACGCGGAGGCCGCCCGCGCCCTCGGAACGGCGGACGTCGACGCGCTCAAGGCACTGGACGCCGAACTGGCCCAGGAGTTGAAGGTCGCCGGGCGTGCCCCCTGGCAGGTCCTCGCGGGCGCCGCGGAGGGCGCGGGTCTGGCCGGGGCCCTGCTCTACGACGAGGCGCCCTACGGCGTCGGATACATCGTGGCGGCCTGGTCCTAG
- a CDS encoding TetR/AcrR family transcriptional regulator encodes MATESTESTESTESIDVTAVEAPEGPRGRIVAAAARLLAEGGPDAVSTRAVSAAAGVQPPTIYRLFGDKEGLLDAVAAHGFTAYVTSKSALASTGDPVEDLRRGWDLHIGLGLANPALFTLMYGRYRPGTTSPAAAAAFEVLAGHIRRVAEAGRLAVPEERAVALVHAAGSGTTLTLIATPEERRDPELSRTAREAVLAAITTDAPADAAPEPVTAAVTLRAVLPRTDALTAPERGLMEEWLDRIAGSSG; translated from the coding sequence ATGGCCACGGAGAGCACGGAGAGCACGGAGAGCACGGAGAGCATCGACGTCACCGCGGTGGAGGCGCCGGAAGGGCCGCGCGGGCGCATCGTCGCGGCGGCCGCGCGTCTGCTGGCCGAGGGCGGTCCGGACGCGGTGTCGACGCGGGCCGTGAGCGCCGCCGCGGGGGTCCAGCCGCCGACCATCTACCGGCTCTTCGGCGACAAGGAGGGCCTGCTCGACGCGGTCGCCGCGCACGGCTTCACCGCCTACGTGACCAGCAAGTCAGCTCTCGCCTCGACCGGCGACCCGGTGGAGGACCTGCGCCGCGGCTGGGATCTGCACATCGGCCTCGGGCTCGCGAACCCCGCGCTCTTCACGCTGATGTACGGCCGCTACCGCCCGGGCACGACCTCGCCGGCGGCCGCCGCGGCCTTCGAGGTGCTCGCCGGGCACATCCGTCGCGTGGCCGAGGCGGGCCGGCTCGCCGTCCCCGAGGAGCGTGCCGTCGCCCTGGTCCACGCGGCAGGCTCCGGTACGACGCTCACGCTCATCGCCACGCCCGAGGAGCGCCGCGACCCCGAACTCTCCCGGACCGCCCGCGAGGCCGTCCTCGCGGCGATCACCACGGACGCGCCGGCCGACGCCGCGCCCGAGCCGGTCACCGCCGCGGTCACGCTGCGGGCGGTCCTCCCCCGGACCGACGCCCTGACCGCACCGGAGCGCGGGCTCATGGAGGAGTGGCTGGACCGGATCGCCGGGTCCTCCGGCTGA
- a CDS encoding glutamate ABC transporter substrate-binding protein — protein sequence MKLSKVVAASAAVLALTATATACGSDNKDDSGSSGGGKIKVGIKYDQPGLGLKQPDGSFAGFDVDVATYVAKELGYKPSQIDFVETKSADRENALARGDVKFIAATYSITDERKAKVDFAGPYLLAHQDLLVKADSKIAKGDDLNGKKLCSVTGSTSAQNVQKTIAPKANLRQYSGYSECIAGLQSGAVDAVTTDDSILAGFAAQDKYKGQFKLAGLKLSNENYGVGIKKGDSALEKKINAALTKMVSDGAWDAAVKKNFGPAEYKNEPAPKIGVIVK from the coding sequence ATGAAGCTCTCCAAGGTCGTCGCCGCCTCGGCCGCCGTGCTCGCCCTCACCGCCACCGCCACCGCGTGCGGTTCGGACAACAAGGACGACAGCGGTTCCTCGGGCGGCGGCAAGATCAAGGTCGGCATCAAGTACGACCAGCCCGGTCTCGGCCTGAAGCAGCCGGACGGCTCCTTCGCCGGCTTCGACGTGGACGTCGCGACCTACGTCGCCAAGGAGCTCGGTTACAAGCCGAGCCAGATCGACTTCGTCGAGACGAAGAGCGCCGACCGTGAGAACGCGCTCGCCCGCGGCGACGTGAAGTTCATCGCGGCCACCTACTCGATCACCGACGAGCGCAAGGCCAAGGTCGACTTCGCGGGCCCCTACCTGCTGGCCCACCAGGACCTGCTCGTCAAGGCCGACTCGAAGATCGCCAAGGGCGACGACCTCAACGGCAAGAAGCTCTGTTCGGTGACCGGCTCGACGTCGGCGCAGAACGTCCAGAAGACGATCGCCCCGAAGGCCAACCTGCGTCAGTACAGCGGCTACTCGGAGTGCATCGCCGGCCTGCAGAGCGGCGCCGTCGACGCGGTGACCACGGACGACTCGATCCTCGCGGGCTTCGCGGCGCAGGACAAGTACAAGGGTCAGTTCAAGCTCGCCGGCCTCAAGCTGAGCAACGAGAACTACGGCGTCGGCATCAAGAAGGGCGACTCCGCCCTGGAGAAGAAGATCAACGCCGCTCTCACCAAGATGGTCAGCGACGGCGCCTGGGACGCGGCGGTCAAGAAGAACTTCGGCCCGGCCGAGTACAAGAACGAGCCGGCCCCGAAGATCGGCGTGATCGTCAAGTAG
- a CDS encoding MazG nucleotide pyrophosphohydrolase domain-containing protein: MQPSFPSQVPSPTARAASPTASPEAARGTSAVGDPVAVPSPAALSPGSPSPASLVREFHRAFGLHTGSVPTEVSPGLAAHRGELLAEEAAEVAEVSVEGPLDRLAHELADVVYVAYGTALVHGIDLEAVIAEIHRANMTKIGPDGQVARRADGKVLKGAHYRAPDVAEVLRRQGWSAPDA, translated from the coding sequence ATGCAGCCGTCCTTCCCGTCGCAGGTCCCTTCTCCCACAGCTCGAGCGGCTTCCCCGACGGCGTCTCCGGAGGCTGCGCGGGGCACCTCGGCCGTCGGCGATCCGGTCGCCGTCCCTTCGCCCGCAGCCCTCTCACCCGGCTCCCCTTCCCCGGCCTCGCTGGTCCGGGAGTTCCACCGGGCGTTCGGCCTGCACACCGGCAGCGTCCCGACCGAGGTCTCGCCGGGGCTGGCCGCGCACCGCGGGGAACTGCTGGCCGAGGAGGCCGCGGAAGTGGCGGAGGTCTCGGTCGAGGGTCCGCTCGACCGGCTGGCGCACGAACTCGCCGACGTCGTGTACGTGGCGTACGGCACGGCCCTCGTCCACGGGATCGACCTCGAAGCGGTGATCGCCGAGATCCACCGGGCCAACATGACGAAGATCGGCCCCGACGGCCAGGTGGCCCGCCGGGCCGACGGCAAGGTCCTCAAGGGGGCGCACTACCGGGCCCCGGACGTCGCCGAGGTCCTGCGCCGCCAGGGATGGAGCGCGCCGGACGCCTAG
- a CDS encoding response regulator transcription factor, producing the protein MRLLLVEDDNHVAAALSAVLARHGFDVTHARSGEEALQALVPESDGFGVVLLDLGLPDQDGYEVCGKIRKRTATPVIMVTARADVRSRIHGLNLGADDYVVKPYDTGELLARIHAVARRTAHDDAATPGEAALLLGPVRIELPNRQVTVGGTTVQLTRKEFDLLALLAQRPGVVFRREQIISEVWRTSWEGTGRTLEVHVASLRSKLRMPALIETVRGVGYRLVAPAG; encoded by the coding sequence ATGAGACTGCTGCTCGTCGAGGACGACAACCACGTCGCCGCGGCCCTGTCCGCCGTGCTCGCACGGCACGGCTTCGACGTCACCCACGCCCGCAGCGGCGAGGAGGCCCTGCAGGCCCTCGTCCCGGAGAGCGACGGCTTCGGGGTCGTCCTCCTCGACCTCGGGCTGCCCGACCAGGACGGTTACGAGGTCTGCGGCAAGATCCGCAAACGGACCGCCACCCCGGTGATCATGGTCACCGCGCGCGCGGACGTGCGCTCCCGTATCCACGGCCTCAACCTCGGCGCCGACGACTACGTGGTGAAGCCGTACGACACCGGGGAACTGCTGGCCCGCATCCACGCCGTCGCGCGGCGCACCGCCCACGACGACGCCGCGACCCCCGGTGAGGCCGCCCTGCTCCTCGGGCCCGTCCGCATCGAGCTGCCCAACCGGCAGGTCACCGTCGGCGGCACCACCGTCCAGCTGACCCGCAAGGAGTTCGACCTGCTCGCGCTCCTCGCCCAGCGCCCCGGTGTCGTGTTCCGCCGCGAGCAGATCATCAGCGAGGTGTGGCGCACCAGCTGGGAGGGGACCGGACGCACCCTGGAGGTGCACGTCGCCTCGCTGCGCTCCAAGCTGCGCATGCCGGCGCTGATCGAGACCGTGCGCGGCGTCGGGTACCGGCTCGTCGCCCCGGCCGGGTAG
- a CDS encoding antitoxin produces MGLMDHLKAKLEPAKDKVSGLAQQHGHKVNDGLEKAARIVDEKTKHKYSGTIRTGTGKAKDAMDRLAAKEGDGPATPPDMPTPPQAP; encoded by the coding sequence ATGGGTCTGATGGACCATCTGAAAGCCAAGCTGGAGCCTGCCAAGGACAAGGTCTCGGGGCTCGCGCAGCAGCACGGGCACAAGGTCAACGACGGCCTGGAGAAGGCCGCCAGGATCGTGGACGAGAAGACCAAGCACAAGTACAGCGGCACGATCCGGACGGGCACCGGCAAGGCGAAGGACGCCATGGACCGCCTGGCGGCGAAGGAGGGCGACGGGCCGGCGACACCGCCGGACATGCCGACGCCGCCTCAGGCACCCTGA
- a CDS encoding sensor histidine kinase, with product MRTRLLPLLIVLMAAVLLALGVPLAVSVAAARQQRVVVDRIDDTARFSALAQYVTEPPSGTQGGFPDERAETLRTELARYYEVYGIRAGVFYRNLRPMANAPDDWGLPRTGVARDAFNEALVSRRSHDPEQVWPWQRHRLVVASPVIKDGDVIAVVVTDSPTGQMRSATLHGWLIIGAGEIAAMLLAVGAALRLTGWVLRPVRVLDATTHDIATGRLKSRVAAAGGPPELQRLARSFNEMADNVEDVLEQQRAFVADASHQLRNPLSALLLRIELLALELPEGNEEIASVRTEGKRLAQVLDDLLDLALAEHAEADVRLTDIGALTAERVASWQPVAESRGVRLVGACPAVTAWADPVTLSSALDAVIDNAVKFTPEDGCVEVTVESNGQTSTVVVTDCGPGLTDEDLTRIGDRFWRSAVHQNVKGSGLGLSISRALLEAGGGSIAYDHQEPHGLRVTVTVPRSEPGRVT from the coding sequence GTGCGCACGCGTCTCCTCCCGCTGCTCATCGTCCTGATGGCGGCCGTCCTGCTCGCCCTCGGCGTTCCGCTGGCCGTCAGCGTCGCGGCCGCCCGGCAGCAGCGCGTCGTCGTCGACCGCATCGACGACACCGCGCGTTTCTCCGCCCTCGCCCAGTACGTCACCGAACCGCCGAGCGGCACCCAGGGCGGCTTCCCCGACGAACGCGCCGAGACGCTGCGCACCGAGCTGGCCCGCTACTACGAGGTGTACGGCATCCGCGCCGGCGTCTTCTACCGCAACCTGAGGCCCATGGCCAACGCCCCGGACGACTGGGGTCTGCCCCGGACGGGGGTGGCCCGCGACGCCTTCAACGAGGCGCTGGTCAGCCGTCGCAGCCACGACCCCGAGCAGGTCTGGCCCTGGCAGCGCCACCGGCTCGTCGTCGCCTCCCCGGTCATCAAGGACGGCGACGTCATCGCCGTCGTCGTCACCGACTCGCCCACCGGGCAGATGCGGTCCGCGACCCTGCACGGCTGGCTGATCATCGGAGCGGGCGAGATCGCCGCGATGCTCCTCGCGGTCGGCGCCGCGCTGCGGCTGACCGGCTGGGTGCTGCGCCCCGTACGCGTTCTCGACGCCACCACGCACGACATCGCGACCGGGCGCCTCAAGTCCCGGGTCGCGGCGGCCGGCGGACCACCGGAACTCCAGCGCCTGGCCCGGTCGTTCAACGAGATGGCCGACAACGTCGAGGACGTGCTGGAGCAGCAGCGCGCCTTCGTCGCCGACGCCTCGCACCAGCTGCGCAACCCGCTCTCCGCACTGCTGCTGCGCATCGAGCTGCTCGCCCTCGAACTGCCCGAGGGCAACGAGGAGATCGCCTCCGTCCGCACCGAGGGCAAGCGCCTGGCCCAGGTCCTGGACGATCTGCTCGACCTGGCCCTCGCCGAGCACGCCGAGGCCGACGTGCGCCTCACGGACATCGGCGCGCTGACCGCCGAGCGGGTCGCCTCCTGGCAGCCGGTCGCCGAGAGCCGGGGGGTACGGCTGGTGGGAGCCTGCCCGGCCGTCACCGCCTGGGCCGACCCGGTCACGCTGTCGAGCGCCTTGGACGCGGTGATCGACAACGCGGTGAAGTTCACACCCGAGGACGGATGCGTCGAGGTGACGGTCGAGTCCAACGGCCAGACGTCGACCGTCGTGGTGACCGACTGCGGCCCCGGCCTCACGGACGAGGACCTGACACGCATCGGCGACCGCTTCTGGCGCAGCGCCGTCCATCAGAACGTCAAGGGCTCGGGCCTCGGCCTCTCCATCTCGCGGGCCCTCCTGGAGGCGGGCGGCGGCTCCATCGCGTACGACCACCAGGAGCCGCACGGCCTGCGCGTGACGGTGACGGTGCCGAGGTCGGAACCCGGGCGCGTGACCTGA
- a CDS encoding amino acid ABC transporter ATP-binding protein produces MTEVSVAKDDLAGTDELVVLKSVNKHFGALHVLQDIDLTITRGEVVVVIGPSGSGKSTLCRTINRLETIDSGDISIDGKPLPQEGKGLARLRADVGMVFQSFNLFAHKTVLENVMLGQTKVRKTDKKAAEEKARALLDRVGVGTQADKYPAQLSGGQQQRVAIARALAMDPKVMLFDEPTSALDPEMINEVLEVMQQLARDGMTMIVVTHEMGFARSAANRVVFMADGRIVEEAVPDQFFSNPRSDRAKDFLSKILHH; encoded by the coding sequence ATGACCGAAGTATCGGTGGCCAAGGACGACCTGGCCGGGACCGACGAACTGGTCGTCCTGAAGAGCGTCAACAAGCACTTCGGCGCGTTGCACGTACTCCAGGACATCGACCTGACGATCACACGGGGTGAGGTCGTCGTGGTCATCGGACCGTCCGGGTCCGGGAAGTCCACACTCTGCCGCACGATCAACCGCCTGGAGACCATCGATTCGGGTGACATCTCGATCGACGGCAAGCCGCTGCCCCAGGAGGGCAAGGGGCTCGCGCGGCTCCGGGCCGACGTGGGGATGGTCTTCCAGTCCTTCAACCTCTTCGCGCACAAGACCGTGCTCGAGAACGTGATGCTGGGCCAGACCAAGGTCCGCAAGACCGACAAGAAGGCGGCGGAGGAGAAGGCCCGGGCGCTCCTCGACCGCGTCGGCGTCGGCACGCAGGCCGACAAGTACCCGGCGCAGCTGTCGGGCGGCCAGCAGCAGCGCGTCGCGATCGCGCGGGCACTGGCGATGGACCCGAAGGTCATGCTCTTCGACGAGCCGACCTCGGCGCTGGACCCCGAGATGATCAATGAGGTCCTGGAGGTCATGCAGCAGCTCGCCCGCGACGGCATGACCATGATCGTCGTCACCCACGAGATGGGTTTCGCCCGTTCGGCCGCCAACCGTGTCGTGTTCATGGCCGACGGCCGCATCGTCGAAGAGGCGGTGCCGGACCAGTTCTTCAGCAACCCGCGCAGCGACCGTGCCAAGGACTTCCTGTCGAAGATCCTGCACCACTGA
- a CDS encoding alpha/beta fold hydrolase translates to MDEPAELDLPVEGGTLRVLRFGDGPRTALAAHGITASGMAFGALARHLSDEWSLFAPDLRGRGGSTDTPGPYGLDRHAGDLCRLAEGLGAGAPVALAGHSMGAYVALLAAARSPELFDRLLLVDGGLPLPVPPGADLDGILDVTLGPAIVRLGRTYETDQDYVDFFRAHPALGPDWNADVEAYVRYDLTGPEGARRSKAREGAVRQDGRDLLASGDRFAADLERLSVPALLLHAPLGLLGQEPPMLPATVIERWTGGSVDLPAELVEDSNHYTILLGAAAKTVAERFTGLA, encoded by the coding sequence ATGGACGAGCCGGCCGAACTCGATCTGCCCGTCGAGGGCGGAACCCTGCGGGTCCTGCGGTTCGGTGACGGGCCGCGCACCGCGCTCGCCGCCCACGGCATCACCGCGTCCGGCATGGCGTTCGGCGCCCTCGCCCGCCACCTCTCGGACGAGTGGAGCCTGTTCGCGCCCGACCTGCGGGGACGCGGCGGCAGCACCGACACCCCGGGCCCGTACGGCCTCGACCGGCACGCCGGCGACCTGTGCCGGCTGGCGGAAGGCCTCGGCGCCGGCGCCCCGGTCGCGCTGGCCGGGCACTCGATGGGCGCGTACGTCGCGCTGCTCGCCGCCGCGCGCAGCCCCGAACTGTTCGACCGGCTCCTGCTCGTCGACGGAGGGCTGCCCCTGCCGGTGCCGCCCGGCGCCGATCTCGACGGCATCCTCGACGTGACGCTCGGGCCCGCGATAGTGCGCCTCGGCCGCACGTACGAGACCGACCAGGACTACGTCGACTTCTTCCGCGCCCATCCGGCGCTGGGCCCGGACTGGAACGCCGACGTCGAGGCGTACGTCCGCTACGACCTCACGGGTCCCGAGGGTGCCCGCCGGTCGAAGGCGCGCGAGGGGGCCGTACGGCAGGACGGGCGGGATCTGCTGGCCTCCGGGGACCGCTTCGCGGCGGACCTGGAGCGGCTCTCCGTCCCCGCGCTGCTGCTGCACGCGCCGCTCGGGCTGCTCGGCCAGGAACCGCCGATGCTGCCCGCCACCGTGATCGAGCGCTGGACCGGCGGTTCGGTGGACCTGCCCGCCGAACTGGTCGAGGACTCCAACCACTACACGATCCTGCTGGGCGCCGCCGCGAAGACGGTGGCGGAACGGTTCACCGGCCTCGCCTGA
- a CDS encoding NAD(P)H-binding protein, with the protein MIVVTGANGQLGRLVVEKLLDRVPAQEIGVSVREPERARAFAERGVRVRRGDFTDAASLLHAFEDATKVLVVSADAVGDTAVKGHRTAIEAAAAAGAERVLYTSHMGADPSSPFPPMPDHAATERDLQRSGIPFTSLRNGFYATSAAMLLGAAVETGELRAPEDGPVAWTAHTDLAEAAALALVGETDELDGLTPALTAEETVDMAGLAEIASRISGRTIRRVVVSDADYRAGLVGHGVPEAAADLLVGLFAASRRGAFAPADPALARLLGRPTVPVEDVLRSVTA; encoded by the coding sequence ATGATCGTCGTCACCGGAGCCAACGGGCAGCTCGGCCGACTCGTCGTCGAGAAGCTGCTGGACCGCGTCCCCGCCCAGGAGATCGGCGTCAGCGTGCGCGAACCGGAGCGGGCCCGGGCCTTCGCGGAGCGTGGCGTCCGGGTGCGCCGCGGCGACTTCACGGACGCCGCGAGCCTCCTCCACGCCTTCGAGGACGCCACCAAGGTCCTCGTCGTCTCCGCCGACGCCGTCGGCGACACCGCCGTAAAGGGGCACCGCACCGCCATCGAGGCGGCCGCCGCGGCCGGAGCGGAGCGTGTCCTCTACACGAGCCACATGGGAGCCGACCCCTCGTCGCCGTTCCCGCCCATGCCCGACCACGCCGCGACGGAGCGGGACCTCCAGCGGTCCGGGATCCCCTTCACCTCCCTGCGCAACGGCTTCTACGCCACCTCCGCCGCGATGCTGCTCGGGGCGGCCGTCGAGACGGGAGAACTGCGTGCCCCCGAGGACGGGCCCGTCGCCTGGACCGCCCACACCGACCTCGCCGAGGCGGCGGCGCTCGCCCTCGTCGGCGAGACGGACGAGCTCGACGGGCTCACCCCGGCGCTGACCGCCGAGGAGACCGTCGACATGGCGGGCCTCGCGGAGATCGCCTCGCGGATCTCGGGCCGCACGATCCGCCGGGTCGTCGTCTCGGACGCGGACTACCGGGCCGGTCTGGTCGGCCACGGCGTCCCCGAAGCGGCGGCCGACCTCCTCGTCGGACTGTTCGCCGCGAGCCGCCGGGGCGCGTTCGCCCCCGCGGACCCCGCGCTCGCCCGGCTCCTGGGCCGGCCGACGGTACCGGTGGAGGACGTCCTGCGGTCCGTCACCGCATGA